One stretch of Juglans microcarpa x Juglans regia isolate MS1-56 chromosome 3D, Jm3101_v1.0, whole genome shotgun sequence DNA includes these proteins:
- the LOC121256057 gene encoding LOW QUALITY PROTEIN: hsp70 nucleotide exchange factor FES1 (The sequence of the model RefSeq protein was modified relative to this genomic sequence to represent the inferred CDS: inserted 1 base in 1 codon), with the protein MGRRPGSIAPSWLLLLLSLLLAWAMVSPADCVRSGNNNNSSSTGALYWSTAKEEADLLRNPHARDDSSEAVANDDSDGGFSSLEGMLQWAIGHSDPAKLKKASEDVKRLSPSELKKRQIELKDLMEKLRMPSDAQLMQIAIDDLNNSSLSLEDRERALKELLILVEPIDNANDLKKLGALXVVIQELNHGDPDIRRLAAWIIGKASQNNAVVQKQVLELGALAKLMKMVKSSSTEESIKALYAVSALIRNNPAGQELFYAEAGYMTLQDILSNSSIDIRLRRKAVFLVGDLTECQLENVDKAELPFFSNQIFLKSVVDLMASDDLDLQEKALVAIKNLLQLRAAEPLVFKDFCGLGGALERMRLQLQELMAEEDVKDYAMDVESLRSEVEQIFHSKLGKETQVPT; encoded by the exons ATGGGACGGAGACCAGGAAGCATTGCTCCATCATGGCTATTACTATTGCTTTCACTACTTCTTGCCTGGGCGATGGTATCTCCTGCTGACTGTGTTCGTTCtggtaataataataactcTTCGTCCACGGGAGCTTTATATTGGTCCACCGCAAAGGAGGAGGCGGATCTGCTTCGCAACCCCCATGCACGGGACGATTCCTCCGAGGCTGTCGCCAACGACGACTCCGACGGCGGCTTTTCTTCCCTCGAAGGAATGTTACAGTGGGCTATTG GTCATTCTGATCCCGCAAAATTAAAGAAAGCATCTGAAGATGTCAAACGACTATCACCCAGTGAGCTGAAAAAGCGACAAATAGAACTAAAG GACCTGATGGAGAAGTTAAGAATGCCATCGGATGCACAGTTGATGCAAATTGCAATAGATGACTTAAATAATTCCTCTTTGTCTTTGGAAGATCGTGAACGTGCTCTAAAGGAGCTTCTAATACTTGTCGAGCCAATAGATAATGCAAATG ATTTGAAGAAACTTGGGGCCT ATGTGGTTATACAAGAGCTTAATCACGGTGACCCAGATATTAGGAGACTTGCTGCATGGATTATTGGGAAAGCCAGTCAGAATAATGCGGTTGTTCAGAAGCAG GTCCTGGAACTTGGGGCACTAGCAAAGCTAATGAAGATGGTAAAATCTAGTTCGACAGAAGAATCCATCAAAGCATTATATGCTGTTTCAGCACTGATCCGAAACAATCCAGCTGGCCAGGAATTGTTCTATGCAGAAGCTGGATATATGACGCTTCAG GACATTCTGAGCAATTCAAGCATTGATATCAGACTGCGCAGGAAAGCTGTCTTTCTTGTGGGTGATCTGACAGAGTGTCAGTTAGAAAATGTGGATAAAGCTGAGCTTCCGTTTTTCAGCAATCAGATTTTCTTGAAGTCTGTAGTTGACCTAATGGCATCAGATGATCTTGATCTACAGGAGAAG GCACTTGTTGCAATTAAGAATCTTCTGCAGCTCAGGGCGGCCGAACCACTAGTTTTCAAGGACTTTTGTGGTTTAGGTGGTGCATTAGAGAGAATGCGTCTGCAACTCCAAGAGTTAATGGCAGAGGAAGATGTCAAGGATTATGCAATGGACGTGGAGAGCCTCCGGAGTGAAGTGGAGCAGATTTTCCATTCAAAGTTGGGAAAG GAAACACAGGTTCCAACATAA
- the LOC121256058 gene encoding U2 small nuclear ribonucleoprotein A' — protein MVRLTADLIWKSPHFFNAVKERELDLRGNKIAVIENLGATEDQFDTIDLSDNEIVKLENFPHLNRLGTLLINNNRITRINPNIGEFLPNLHTLVLTNNRLVNLVEIDPLASLPKLQFLSLLDNNITKKPNYRLYVINKLKFLRVLDFKKVKNKERMEARNLFASKEVEEEIKKESAKTFTPVEVPKVSEVSEEEQTPKVAAPTPEQIIAIKAAIVNSQTLEEVARLEKALKSGQLPTDLQALVEDTQANGVKQKDDNMDSDSQNEDDSEPKDVEEQRNNEPVPMEQE, from the exons ATGGTGAGGCTCACTGCCGACTTGATTTGGAAAAGCCCTCATTTTTTCAATGCCGTCAAGGAGCGAGAGTTAGATCTTCGAG GTAACAAGATTGCGGTGATAGAAAACTTGGGCGCTACTGAG GACCAATTCGACACAATTGATTTGTCTGACAATGAGATTGTTAAGCTGGAAAACTTTCCTCATCTTAATCGTTTGGGCACATTGCTTATAAATAACAATAGAATTACTCGTATCAATCCCAACATCGGAG AGTTCTTGCCAAATTTACACACTTTAGTTCTTACGAACAACAGGCTTGTCAACTTGGTAGAGATTGATCCTCTGGCATCCCTTCCAAAGCTGCAGTTTCTTAGCCTGTTAGATAATAACATCACAAAGAAACCAAATTATCGGCTGTATGTCATTAACAAACTAAAGTTCCTTCGGGTTCTAGATTTCAAGAAGGTGAAAAACAAG GAGAGAATGGAAGCAAGAAATTTGTTTGCATCCAAAGAAGTTGAGGAAGAGATTAAAAAGGAATCCGCAAAGACTTTCACACCTGTTGAGGTACCCAAAGTTTCGGAAGTTTCAGAGGAAGAACAAACTCCAAAAGTGGCTGCCCCAACACCAGAGCAAATAATAGCTATCAAG GCTGCCATTGTGAATTCACAGACTCTTGAAGAGGTTGCAAGACTTGAAAAG GCATTGAAGTCAGGTCAGCTTCCTACAGATTTGCAAGCTTTGGTTGAGGATACTCAGGCAAATGGTGTCAAACAAAAGGACGATAATATGGACTCCGATAGTCAGAATGAGGATGACAGTGAGCCAAAAGACGTGGAGGAACAAAGGAATAATGAACCTGTACCCATGGAACAA GAGTGA